From Penicillium digitatum chromosome 5, complete sequence, one genomic window encodes:
- a CDS encoding O-methyltransferase, putative yields the protein MTTDQDAARARIQEAYHDIGNPVFSAAEFTLIKVFIDYKGFDAIPDEGDILISELAKKIGGSEEVVERFTTFFLSGEILTSPAPGRVAHTEKSRRYKFDQPTAWLYIHMFNNVFRSFAQMPEYFAKYGLSSPKSASTTPLGLAHGYDDKPAYEIIVANKVVHKGFNEALRELGVMYSLKGIYDFSWMKPALAAGSRPAIVDVGGSHGLALRDAISNNQFLPAERCILFDLPQVIENTKANVTKDQDECLGKIQMVGGSMFEPYPEPVQGALIYQFRRVLNDFPDDDVVRTFQNVRKAVAPDTRILVIEEMLNPQRIPMNVGLDICLMCAAGKRRNAAMFSELAGKAGFRLNAEYQQVSSQFDDFGVLEFVLA from the coding sequence ATGACGACCGACCAAGATGCAGCCCGTGCCCGCATCCAGGAGGCATACCACGACATTGGCAATCCTGTCTTCTCTGCCGCAGAGTTCACCCTCATCAAGGTCTTTATCGACTATAAGGGATTTGATGCAATTCCAGATGAAGGCGATATTCTCATCTCGGAGCTAGCCAAAAAAATTGGAGGTTCCGAGGAAGTAGTGGAGCGTTTTACAACGTTCTTCCTTTCGGGCGAGATCCTTACATCCCCTGCTCCTGGCCGTGTTGCCCATACCGAAAAATCTCGTCGTTACAAGTTCGATCAGCCGACCGCCTGGCTGTACATTCACATGTTCAACAATGTGTTTCGCTCTTTCGCTCAGATGCCAGAGTACTTCGCCAAGTACGGTCTGTCTTCTCCCAAGAGCGCCAGTACCACCCCTCTAGGCCTGGCGCATGGCTACGACGACAAGCCTGCATATGAGATTATCGTTGCCAATAAGGTCGTGCACAAGGGCTTCAACGAAGCTCTGCGCGAGCTCGGAGTCATGTACTCCCTGAAGGGTATCTACGATTTCTCCTGGATGAAGCCTGCCCTCGCGGCTGGATCGCGACCTGCTATCGTGGATGTTGGCGGTAGCCACGGTCTCGCCTTACGCGACGCCATCTCCAACAACCAATTCCTTCCCGCGGAGCGATGCATTCTGTTCGATCTTCCCCAGGTGATCGAGAATACCAAGGCGAACGTAACAAAGGACCAGGACGAGTGTCTGGGAAAGATCCAGATGGTCGGTGGTAGCATGTTCGAGCCTTATCCGGAGCCCGTTCAGGGCGCTTTGATCTACCAATTTCGTCGCGTTCTCAACGACTTCCCCGATGATGATGTGGTGCGAACTTTCCAAAACGTTAGGAAGGCAGTTGCACCAGATACTCGGATCTTGGTTATTGAGGAGATGTTGAATCCCCAGCGAATTCCTATGAATGTTGGGCTGGACATATGTCTGATGTGCGCGGCGGGCAAACGTCGTAATGCTGCTATGTTTAgtgaactggctggtaaaGCTGGCTTCCGCTTAAACGCGGAGTACCAGCAGGTCTCCTCCCAGTTCGATGACTTTGGAGTTCTCGAGTTTGTCCTGGCCTAA
- a CDS encoding Phosphoenolpyruvate/pyruvate domain-containing protein, whose translation MTICENVLYTKAAAGKLCNALVLRLVTNPLVVQLARNAGFDVVWIEMEHSTYSITEASGLTSAAMMAGLTPIVRVPYQCGMGYVQQVLDSGAMAVVFPHIETVEAARSCVKMCKFPPLGKRSLWLQQAAVGLKTLPMQEMANEVNSQASAVGVMIESADSIPNADAIAAVEGVDLLIVGCIDLSTDMGIPGKIDAPEFRAALEAVSVACRRHNKVFG comes from the exons ATGACGATTTGCGAAAATGTTCTATACACCAAGGCTGCTGCTGGAAAGCTATGTAAT GCCTTAGTCCTCAGACTTGTGACGAATCCTCTGGTGGTCCAACTCGCCAGAAACGCAGGCTTTGATGTTGTCTGGATAGAGATGGAGCACTCTACCTACTCTATTACCGAAGCAAGTGGCCTGACGAGTGCCGCCATGATGGCCGGATTAACGCCTATTGTTCGCGTACCCTACCAGTGCGGTATGGGATACGTCCAACAAGTTCTCGACTCCGGGGCAATGGCAGTGGTTTTTCCTCACATCGAGACAGTCGAGGCTGCCAGGTCATGTGTCAAGATGTGCAAATTCCCCCCTCTTGGAAAACGGTCCCTGTGGTTGCAGCAGGCGGCGGTGGGCCTGAAGACTTTGCCGATGCAGGAAATGGCCAATGAGGTCAACTCGCAGGCATCAGCGGTCGGCGTCATGATTGAGTCTGCGGATAGTATTCCGAATGCTGATGCTATTGCGGCTGTGGAGGGAGTTGATCTTCTCATTGTCGGATGCATTGACCTCTCAACTGATATGGGTATCCCTGGGAAAATTGACGCGCCGGAATTCCGTGCGGCATTGGAGGCTGTCAGTGTGGCCTGTCGTAGGCATAACAAGGTGTTTGGCTAA
- a CDS encoding C6 transcription factor, putative, which yields METVFQRAEAHWQGQLEEFPFEAVITGVIALGSLFSNHLDQEMELDIVLHAKNVLDDSVISRRPSQDLVVAWILRTIYSRATGRPNVAWLQSATTLHLIEITGTYYDGTPLASSVEGANKSTHDDSDMRARITSVAQSLHVMIAYDYGKSMIYLDPAIYRHIRPRKGDFTLQLSELTNKISTATTHLDPIANQTHLLQAMEQLMAIPVDHDFLLLVKAELCFAIHRRLQITGLSLTRQQIKLIVEAGTAALPAARRLSTQLHPWWNITNALFQFVCVCLSIGTTETLTHVQLTIETFELVIQHFNTHLTQEAFSTLLLLTGACQGEKQKQADLLRLAKGVRSEHDAPFRGQGDLAMFDPQVASLFELYPESPFTDLQTIFNI from the coding sequence aTGGAAACGGTGTTTCAAAGGGCTGAGGCACACTGGCAGGGCCAACTCGAGGAATTTCCTTTCGAGGCAGTGATCACCGGTGTCATTGCATTGGGGTCTTTATTCTCCAACCATCTTGACCAAGAAATGGAGCTAGACATTGTGCTTCATGCAAAAAATGTGCTTGATGATTCTGTCATCAGCCGCCGACCCTCGCAGGATCTAGTCGTGGCCTGGATATTAAGGACCATTTATTCTCGCGCAACTGGTCGACCCAATGTAGCATGGCTGCAAAGTGCTACCACTTTACACTTGATCGAGATTACCGGAACATATTACGATGGAACACCACTAGCCTCTTCTGTAGAGGGTGCGAATAAGTCAACGCATGACGACTCTGATATGCGTGCTCGCATCACGTCCGTTGCGCAGAGCCTTCACGTTATGATTGCATATGATTATGGAAAGAGTATGATATATCTTGACCCTGCTATATATCGACATATCAGACCACGAAAGGGTGATTTCACATTGCAATTATCTGAACTGACCAACAAAATCTCGACTGCAACAACTCATCTGGATCCTATCGCCAACCAGACCCATCTTTTGCAGGCCATGGAGCAGTTGATGGCCATACCAGTAGATCATGACTTCCTGCTCCTAGTGAAGGCGGAGCTATGTTTCGCCATTCATCGTCGTCTCCAGATCACGGGCCTTAGTCTTACGAGACAACAAATCAAGCTCATAGTTGAAGCAGGCACTGCGGCTCTGCCTGCAGCCCGGCGTTTGTCAACACAACTCCATCCTTGGTGGAATATCACCAATGCGCTTTTTCAGTTCGTGTGCGTATGTCTCTCAATTGGGACAACAGAGACACTAACACATGTCCAATTAACAATTGAAACTTTCGAGTTGGTCATTCAGCATTTTAACACCCATCTTACTCAGGAAGCTTTCAGCACATTGCTACTATTAACTGGTGCATGCCAGGGTGAGAAGCAGAAACAAGCTGACCTCCTTCGGTTAGCCAAGGGAGTGCGATCAGAACATGATGCTCCATTTCGAGGACAAGGTGATTTGGCAATGTTTGATCCACAAGTTGCTTCTCTCTTTGAGCTTTACCCTGAGTCTCCATTCACCGATCTACAAACAATATTCAATatctaa